GAGAACGGAGCCTCGACAACGATGTTGGAGAGATGAGGCGAGTCCTCAACTCATTCCTTCAGCTCATTGAGCGCGATGATTCACAGAGTTTAATCGTAGCGGCAACCAATAATCCAAAGATTTTGGATCAAGCGCTGTTCAGGCGCTTTGATGATATCCTCGCATATCAACTCCCGGACGACGCGCAAGTTCTGCGCCTACTCCATAACCGACTCGCTTCCTTCTCCCCCAAAGCACCTTCTTTTCAGCACACTCTCCCATTGGCACACTCTTTGAGCCATGCAGAAATAACCCAAGCATGTGACGATGCCATCAAGGAAGCGATCCTCAATGACCAAACCAGCGTAACGATTGACCAATTGGAACGAATGCTCTCCGAGAGAAGAGCAGCCTATAACTAATAAAAGAGATACGTTATGGAATACCCACATATCTTCCTAACGGGTCAACCTGTTGCAAGTAAATACTCCAGTAAAGGACGCCCGAACAAAGGCCCCAAACTACCTGTGAGAGATCGTAATCTACACAGTAAAAAATTGCTCAACGAATATAACCAACTGTGGAAAACCAATGGTGATTCCAAAATGCCGAGTGGTGTATACATCGAGTTCAGTGGTGGACCAGAGCATGACCTATTGACCGAGAGTCTGGAGAACAGACGTTCTGGTATTCGCCTACGTAACATCCAGAGCACATCAGATGATGAAGGAGTGACAACTCAGCATGCTACAGTATATGTCCCTGCCAGTAGAAAAAGCTGGTTTCCTAAGAAACTCACACAGTATGCTTTCGAGAACACCAAGAAAGATAAACCCAAGAACGATACACTTGTCCGAAGTGTAGAATGCATTCGTGCAGCTGCTCTCGATTCCTTTTGGACCGACAGTCCTGAATTTATACCGCTTGATTCTCCTCAATGGTGTGAAGTCTGGCTCTCCAGTACGGAAGAGGAAGATGTACAACATTTCCATCAAGATGTTGACACTTTGGACATCCAATATAGCCCATTCTCTCTTTCATTCCCCGAACGTACGGTCATCCTCATCTATGCCACAGCCCAAGACCTCATTGCCCTAACTGCCACTAACCCGAACATTGCTGAATTTCGTGCGGTTCACGACCCGGTCCATTTCTTCATGAATCTTGAGAACAAGGAGCAGGCAGAGTGGGTTGCCAATCTAGCTTCAAGAATTGTGAAAGATGAATCAGCAAATGTCTCAATATGCCTGTTGGATACCGGAGTGAACAATGGCCATACCCTGCTTGCACCGTTTCTCTCTGACTCCGATCTGCATGCATTCGATAGCCAGTGGGGAGTAAATGATTACATACAGCCGCACCAACAGCATGGAACACTGGTAAGCGGTATTGCTGTGTATGGAGATCTAAGCCAAATTCTTTCCTCTAATACCCCCGTTGTTGTCAAGCACTGTTTGGAGTCTGTAAATAATATATTGTGCTTGGTATTTGATCTCTATTTGGAGTGCGCTTCCAAAACCCGCAATAATTATTAAAACAATCTTCTTTGATTTTGTTATCATACTTAATAGAGATGAGCAAAACGCAAGTTTTGCAAAATTGTGAAACAATATATTGAGTTGCAAATTATTGCAGAATCTATATATTGTATGCCGCTGCGAACGGATCAGAGTTTTGCTCAACCCTACATACTTAATGGAAAGGAGGGGACACACATGGGCAATCAATCAGTCATCAGCATAGAGGCAGTCATTGACTATATCGAAAGTCATCTTGACGGAAAGCTGGAATTAGAAACGGTTGCGGAGGCTGTCCACTATTCAAAATATCACTTACACCGACTATTTACCGAAACCGTAGGAATGACAATTCATGATTATGTGCAACGCCGTCAGCTTACAGAGGCAGCAAAGCTCCTGGTCTTTTCGGATAAACCTATTATCGAAATTGCTTTTATCTGCGGATACGAGAGCCAGCAATCGTTTTCACTAGCTTTTAAGGCCATGTATAAATCGCCGCCTGCGGAGTATCGTGAAGAACGGAGCTTTTATCCTTTGCAGTTGCGGTTCACTTTACATCGAAGAACAACGGCTATGGAATTTACAATACAGGATATTCGGTTAGCAGAAAAGAAAGATATTGTCGATTGGATGAACTTAATGCGGCTTGTTATTGATGGGTATCCTGTAATGGATGAAGA
The window above is part of the Synergistaceae bacterium genome. Proteins encoded here:
- a CDS encoding S8 family serine peptidase, translating into MPSGVYIEFSGGPEHDLLTESLENRRSGIRLRNIQSTSDDEGVTTQHATVYVPASRKSWFPKKLTQYAFENTKKDKPKNDTLVRSVECIRAAALDSFWTDSPEFIPLDSPQWCEVWLSSTEEEDVQHFHQDVDTLDIQYSPFSLSFPERTVILIYATAQDLIALTATNPNIAEFRAVHDPVHFFMNLENKEQAEWVANLASRIVKDESANVSICLLDTGVNNGHTLLAPFLSDSDLHAFDSQWGVNDYIQPHQQHGTLVSGIAVYGDLSQILSSNTPVVVKHCLESVNNILCLVFDLYLECASKTRNNY
- a CDS encoding GNAT family N-acetyltransferase, with the translated sequence MGNQSVISIEAVIDYIESHLDGKLELETVAEAVHYSKYHLHRLFTETVGMTIHDYVQRRQLTEAAKLLVFSDKPIIEIAFICGYESQQSFSLAFKAMYKSPPAEYREERSFYPLQLRFTLHRRTTAMEFTIQDIRLAEKKDIVDWMNLMRLVIDGYPVMDEDDYLAKLEESIDEKRALVLREGDILIGAMAFTYSPGSIEFLGVHPQHRNRGLQKVFLDALLETYLPGQEISTTTFREQDKADTGHRDMLLQLGFAEKELLTEFGYPTQRFVLPPKKQEDIQHG